The segment atctatgcTTAGTtggtttaatttcaaatataatctGATCAGTTCTTAAGTTGTCAatcctatttttaatattgtttattttgttaaaaaaaaagaagttttatcTTTGGAAACAACACAATGTGTCCAATAGAatatgctatttattttttaaaaaattaaggcttTGCTACTTCTAACATAAGAGAAGCAAACAACTACATTATGAATGCGAAtgtgttttaatgtattatgtttttttaactgagaaacaaaaaaatattatttatactttataaaataaattaaagaatatataattaataaaaaaaattgttgatattaatttaatactaaAACGAGAAGTTaatcttcaaaataaaaacaaataatagatGCACATACAAACGTtctacactagtttttttttatatatatatatatatatatatatatatatatatttttcatttattttatcttaaaagcTAATTGGCATTGCTAATACTGAAGGATTTTCATCTCAATAAATAGTTATAGAAATACaactaatttatataaattacaagagaaaaaattaaaagcaaattaaaCTAATCTCTTTGaagcattataaaataaaataaaaaatgctaaaagaTCAATCACTATAGTTAAAacaagacaatttttttttaaagaagaagaaaaagaaagagagaacgagcattaattaatatttaaataaaaaaaataaaaaaccaaaaaaaagattagacaCTAATAGATTATACAAGCTAAGCCCGTGAATctaatatctaataaaaaagcTTAAGTGTGCCTGGGGTTAGAAGCCTGGGCCCACattagcatttttttataaatatttttttaaaagtgatgaCGGGTTGTTCgctctaggttttttttatatatataaccacaTGAGTTATCCCTTTGTGGATAATTTTCTAGTTACCTATGGTGAGTGGAATATTAGGATACAAGTTCTtggattttaaaaacttaatttttaatttattttcatataaaaacatctaaaaaacaatataaaagtcttcataaatagattttaacCTCAAAACAccctaaaatttaaatgaataaaaaaactaagcgAGCCTTGAGTTACTTTTTTAAACATGTATATAAGGGGAAAAACACATCTATTAAACTTATCTTAAGAAGACAAACTCATTAACACAAATATCGGTTTTTGTAGTGCTTGGAATATGGTTATCTgatcactttctctcttctcaaattttttagataactttttctttcatctctcaagaattgaaaaataaaaaaagtgaatttattTACTAAAACATGAATCTCTAAAACAATAGggattgtaaaataaaaaagttgaaacttTAGGGAAAGAATTGAAGCTTTTCGCCTAAAAATCTAAACGagggtgtttttttattctttatcatatatgattcttattcttttaatttctatattcacatctattaaattttgattttacaaaattaaaaccGAAATTTATCTCCGAATATCTGTAAAAACTCAACACATAGGGTATAATGCAAATTGaaaggaataaaaacaaaagaaaccatTATATGGTAAATCCGAAGGATGAATtagctaaaattaaaagtttaatgatcaaaatacaaaaaaaaaattgtttatatgAACATTTAAATCCACAATGGAATGTTTGACACCAAAATAAAACACTCATTTGTTTCGGTTATTTCTCATATAATCAGTgaacctctctcttttttttcataataagatcatgattgatataaaataagGGCTCGTGTCATGGACGCTAGCTTGCAAttggttttttaagaaaaaaaccatatattaaattgtattttatagtGTGAACactgtatgatttttttataatttatttgtttttatattttaaaagtgttttttttaaaaaaattattttttatttttagattgttttaatatactgatatcaaaaataaattttaaaaaataaaaaaattattttaatatatttttaaataaaaaaatattttaaaaataatagttgcCGAAATATCATTCaagcttttaaatttaaattcatatttcATCCAAATTTGAATGGTGATTTTGGTATAATAAGCTAAGATGTGACAAGATCGACGTTCAGTTTGGTTAACTATTTTCGAATAAATTCAAATGTAGTATCTTTGACATCTGAATCATGGGGGCGAATTTAAGCTTAAACAgaatttataattctaaatcATTAGTAAATAAGCAATGTAAGCATCGAAAGTCAGGATGGCCGAGTGGTCTAAGGCGCCAGACTCAAGTTCTGGTCCTCGTGAGAGGGCGTGGGTTCAAATCCCACTTCtgacattttattattatttagaaatagAGAATTCtgattctttgttgtttttatttttttgtttcctgcTTCAAATGCAGACACTTCTTTGTTATGTTCCCTAATTTGAATTGCCCGTTTCTTTAATGTAAAGCTCTACTTTTACTGTTTTCACTAAACCCCTTTGTTTATTtccatttttaaaatctatttctaGGCTTCTCCATATCCAGCACCAAACCCTGGGAGGCAGGCTGGTGACCGGTCAGACAGCATCCACAAGGGCTGGTTTCCGGTGGCACGCACTGTAACATCTTGTTGAGAAGTGGTATCCAATCCTATGAGGTGGACAGTTTGGGTCTTTTAATCGCTATTCTTTTGTCCAAAGATATCCATcctcaaataatattttaaaaatcttgctAGTTCACAAAACCCATTTCAAATTCATTTCCTTCCTTGGCTTTACTGTCCACCGTGTCAAAGAGGAACAGGAAATTAAGAAgaccaacaaaacaaaacaagagagGATCTCGTTTAGTGAGAGAGTAGTTTGCAACGTTAACCAGAAAGATATTGCAGGGAACAAAAGGATTATCCTTTTTCCCTTACTGTTCCTGGTATAATTACAGGCCTGCCTGACTGAAGATGTAATGGACTAATTCTACAAACAGACACATGATAGATGGAAGCCATGAATCTCTGTCAATTAATACTACTTGCATTATGTTGGTGTGGGCCTATATAGAAGAAGACATTGGTTGATCAACATTGCCAAAAGCATCAGTCTTCTCACGAACCCTATCCTCAATTTCCCTTGGGGGAGCATATGGCTCCACAACGTCAGCCCGCATCTATATTCCATTGGGAAGTGACCAACCGATAAATGATCTACATGTGAGGTACAAACCTAAGGAGCTATTTCATTAAATCTAAGAATACAAAGCCATTCCAGAGGCTATGAAGAAGCATACATGGCAATAAATTTCGTGACCGTGCAAATATAACGCCCATAACCACCCCAAGAAAAATAAGTGGTAGCATTCTCTGTACATTAAAATGCACTAGTGCAAAGGCAACCGAACTCACCAATATTGCACACCAGACTGGCATGTACCGAGTCAAGGATGGGAGGAGGAAACCCCGGAAGACTATCTCCTCCCACACAGGAGCACACACTGAAACCACTATTGCATACAGTACCATTGCCACGGGATCCCGTGCTGCAATTGACTGCTCAACACTTGAGAGAGTGACCGGTGTAGAAGGCAGAATAGGCAATAGGCTAAGATTGAACTGTGACAGCCGGTTAACTAGTGGAAACATGAGGCAGCCAAGAGCAACGTCAAACAGCCAGTTCCCTTTCAGTCTGAACCTAAACCAATCAGATGAAAGGGGATGAAATCGAGACAGGCAACAATGAAGGATTGCAATTCCAGCAAGGCCTTCAGTCACATCAGTCACAAGGCTGAACAAAGCTTGACCTCTAAATGTTAGGGATTCCTTGTTGAAACCTGCAATGTGTGCCGCAAAAGGAATCACCCAGGACCCTATGAACCAGAATGAGACAACCCAGAGAAGCATCACCTGCATCACCAAATATTTTGCTCAGTTACTGTCCTCGCTTTCAATCTTTAATTAGTAACTATGATTTAAATTCAGTGAATATATATTCGAAACACAGGGTCCAGCTTTTAGTTCTCactaaagaaaattcaaataattctacttcaattattttattctccACCACATCCTATAAGTTTTAGTTTCAACTTGCAAAGAAGCTTTGCATGGTAGAAGACCATTTCATCACATATTGGCATTGCTGGATAGCATTATGTATTGTTTTGTTCATTCATTTCCGTTCCTAGGAGTCATAATCTAAATAAGAATTTAGCTATTTGTTCCACAATGTGAGATCAAAACAACAATTGCCACAACAACAAAAGAAGATATTCTAGAGAACAATGTTCAGAAAGCAGGCAATGCATAAAAGCTCAACTGTTGCACCTGCTGATACAAATCGAAGAGAAATCCGTGACAATGCCAGTAAAAGCCATAGAGGCAAAAACTTCTACTgtcataaatttataattcttgtgTACctcgttttcattttcttaaaacTCATAGTTCtgtgttatttatttgattgCCACAAAAGCTTATTATTCAGTTTCTATTTCCCTTTGCTCCATCATAGAGTAATTAAGTGGAGAAGGTAACCTGAACTATGGTCTCTGCTGTCCATGGTACAGTCCACGAGCTCCCAAATGCACTCAACACTACATTAGCAGCctgaaaaattaacaaactaaataatgAGATGTACAAATAGTTTTGCTGGAAGCATGTATATTTATCAAGATAGCCAAAATTATATCCCTATCAAGAGCAGTATTTACATTGTTTCAATTTTCAGAAATAAGACAAACTCAGCACCCCATTTCATTATTCTGAAAGTGgaagcttttctttctttattcctCCCTTTTCCATCAATTTTGCAGAAAAAAGATTGCAGTCTTTGGTATTAATAGGATTAATTTCAAAATGCACTCTTTGATCAAATACCAATCCCATCCTGGTGAACCAGCAATAATAACGGTCAAATCTATACTATTGATTTATGAGATGAGGTCGTTATGCAAGTCCTGGTTATCAAAATGAAGAATCTCTCCACAAATCAATTAACTCACAGACTCATCAACTGCAAAGGTATTTACTTGCCTAAGTGGGAACATAGTAGGATCTTCAGCTACCTTAAAACATGTTAAATACTATAAGATCTGAGTGGAAATCTACTACGTCTTCAAATAAATAGCAGGAAAGCCATGCATTACATAAGTCCACAACTAAAATTCACCCAGGGCACGACCATAAACTAATACAATCTTGATTTTTCCCCACTTCTCAAATCCACTTCTCTAAATTCAGTTCATtcatataagaacataaataagattgGAATGGCATCTATCACAGCAATTAAAATTAccataaaatcaatcaataaataaaaaacaaaatatgtacCTCTCGAAGACTCGATATCCAATCTCTTTTAACATTCGTAGAATTATCCAACTCAGGCTTCACCAATTCCTCAGGTACGTAACGTTCGACACTATCAGACCCGGGATTTACCTGAGAAATTTCCTCATTTCTAAAACATGAAACTCTCCATTTCTGCATCATAAACCACAAAACGAAAACAATAAACTAATCACTGCTCCATTGATGCATAGCAATTTGGATCAAATAACGGTCTTTTATTACCTCATTTTTAAGTGCCTTCagctcctaaatcaataaaattccaATTTTCAAGTCCCTTTGCATTTCAAGACCTAACTACTAATCCAAAACCAAACAgctatttattaaattagagaaaaaaaatttaacttacaTGCTTTGGTAGCTTTGAATTGGACTCAAAGATCCGATTATTCCTTGCTGCAAAAAGAGAAGAATTTCGAGGTCGATTAAAAACCCTTCGTTTGGGTA is part of the Populus nigra chromosome 8, ddPopNigr1.1, whole genome shotgun sequence genome and harbors:
- the LOC133700630 gene encoding uncharacterized protein LOC133700630 isoform X1, producing MLSLSQQPILTPSIPKRRVFNRPRNSSLFAARNNRIFESNSKLPKHKWRVSCFRNEEISQVNPGSDSVERYVPEELVKPELDNSTNVKRDWISSLREAANVVLSAFGSSWTVPWTAETIVQVMLLWVVSFWFIGSWVIPFAAHIAGFNKESLTFRGQALFSLVTDVTEGLAGIAILHCCLSRFHPLSSDWFRFRLKGNWLFDVALGCLMFPLVNRLSQFNLSLLPILPSTPVTLSSVEQSIAARDPVAMVLYAIVVSVCAPVWEEIVFRGFLLPSLTRYMPVWCAILVSSVAFALVHFNVQRMLPLIFLGVVMGVIFARSRNLLPCMLLHSLWNGFVFLDLMK
- the LOC133700630 gene encoding uncharacterized protein LOC133700630 isoform X2 — its product is MLSLSQQPILTPSIPKRRVFNRPRNSSLFAARNNRIFESNSKLPKHKWRVSCFRNEEISQVNPGSDSVERYVPEELVKPELDNSTNVKRDWISSLREAANVVLSAFGSSWTVPWTAETIVQVMLLWVVSFWFIGSWVIPFAAHIAGFNKESLTFRGQALFSLVTDVTEGLAGIAILHCCLSRFHPLSSDWFRFRLKGNWLFDVALGCLMFPLVNRLSQFNLSLLPILPSTPVTLSSVEQSIAARDPVAMVLYAIVVSVCAPVWEEIVFRGFLLPSLTRYMPVWCAILIIYRLVTSQWNIDAG